The proteins below are encoded in one region of Leishmania major strain Friedlin complete genome, chromosome 7:
- a CDS encoding putative electron transfer flavoprotein-ubiquinone oxidoreductase, giving the protein MLRWTSRYLCASAAAAAGPEVHRDVEEFAVVIVGGGPSGLSAAIRLKQLAGDQRDSFRVGLVEKGSEIGAHTLSGACVEPHGLDELLPGWREQEGSVLSSMTPVTSDAFHVLIGPSRSVKVPWLPSTLHNRGNYITSLGGICKWLGEQAEALGVEIYPGFAAADVVVDEATGAVTGVQLNDRGVDKSGRRTAQYEPGMIFRAKQTIFAEGCRGSCTKQLEKRFGLRTADNPQTFGLGIKEVWEVPKERHHPGTVMHTVGWPTTDKGHDNTYGGAFLYHYGDGLISCGYVVGLDYSNPYCRPYMEMQKWKTHDLIRGQLEGGRPILYGARTLVEGGFSALPKLHFPGGVLAGDCAGFLNLPKIKGTHTAMKSGMLAAEAVYEDAFKGGKEEAASGVECKSYDDCFRSSWLYKELYTVRNVRQSFYKSFKWGMLYTGITSLLLHGREPWTLKHTTPDNLSLKPAKECVEIKYPKPDGTLTFDLLTNHSRSGTAHNADQPCHLRLKDSKVAEEVNLKAYAGPEARFCPAGVYEFVNDKLVINAQNCLHCKACDIKDPTQNINWTVPEGGGGPNYQGQM; this is encoded by the coding sequence ATGCTGCGCTGGACTTCGCGCTACTTGTgtgcctccgctgcggctgctgcggggcCTGAGGTGCACCGTGACGTCGAGGAGTTCGCTGTTGTCATTGTCGGCGGTGGCCCTTCGGGACTCTCGGCTGCTATTCGGCTGAAGCAGCTCGCCGGGGACCAGAGGGACTCTTTCCGCGTCGGCCTCGTTGAAAAGGGCAGCGAGATTGGCGCCCACACGCTCTCCGGCGCCTGCGTGGAACCTCACGGGTTGGATGAGTTGCTGCCCGGATGGCGTGAGCAGGAGGGATCCGTTCTTTCCAGCATGACGCCCGTCACGTCCGACGCCTTCCATGTGCTGATAGGGCCGTCACGAAGCGTGAAGGTGCCGTGGCTGCCCTCGACGCTGCACAATCGCGGTAACTACATCACGTCTCTCGGTGGCATATGCAAGTGGCTTGGCGAGCAGGCCGAGGCGCTCGGGGTGGAGATCTACCCCGGCTTTGCGGCGGCAGACGTCGTCGTTGACGAGGCGACCGGCGCCGTGACAGGGGTGCAGCTGAATGACAGGGGCGTCGACAAGAGTGGCAGGAGGACGGCGCAGTACGAGCCCGGCATGATCTTCCGCGCGAAGCAGACCATCTTCGCCGAGGGCTGCCGCGGATCCTGCACCAAGCAGTTGGAGAAGCGCTTTGGGCTGCGCACCGCCGACAACCCGCAGACGTTCGGGCTCGGTATCAAGGAGGTGTGGGAGGTGCCCAAAGAGCGGCACCACCCAGGCACCGTCATGCACACGGTGGGGTGGCCGACGACGGACAAGGGGCACGACAATACCTACGGCGGTGCCTTCCTCTACCACTACGGCGACGGGCTCATTTCGTGCGGCTACGTGGTGGGCCTCGACTACTCGAACCCGTACTGCCGGCCGTACATGGAGATGCAGAAGTGGAAGACGCATGATCTCATTCGAGGGCAGCTGGAGGGTGGCCGACCGATCCTGTACGGTGCGCGCACGTTGGTCGAGGGCGGCTTCAGCGCGTTGCCGAAGCTGCACTTCCCCGGCGGCGTGCTGGCGGGGGACTGCGCTGGTTTCTTGAACCTTCCAAAGATCAagggcacgcacacggccaTGAAGTCTGGCATGCTGGCTGCCGAGGCCGTCTACGAGGACGCCTTCAAGGGcggcaaggaggaggcggccagCGGCGTGGAATGCAAGAGCTACGACGACTGCTTCCGTAGCAGCTGGCTGTACAAGGAGCTCTACACGGTGCGCAACGTGCGGCAGAGCTTCTACAAGAGCTTCAAGTGGGGCATGCTGTACACCGGCATCACCTCACTCCTGCTGCACGGCCGCGAACCGTGGACGCTGAAGCACACCACACCAGACAACTTGTCGCTGAAACCGGCGAAGGAATGCGTGGAGATTAAGTACCCGAAGCCTGACGGCACACTCACCTTCGACCTACTCACCAACCACAGCCGTAGCGGGACGGCCCACAATGCTGACCAGCCCTGCCATCTGCGCTTGAAGGACTCCAAggttgcggaggaggtgaatCTGAAGGCGTATGCTGGGCCGGAGGCGCGCTTCTGCCCAGCTGGCGTGTACGAGTTCGTCAACGACAAGCTTGTGATTAACGCGCAGAATTGCCTCCACTGCAAGGCGTGCGACATCAAGGACCCGACGCAGAATATTAACTGGACGGTGCccgagggcggcggtggccccAACTACCAGGGCCAGATGTAA